Within the Ficedula albicollis isolate OC2 chromosome 26, FicAlb1.5, whole genome shotgun sequence genome, the region tctgcacacccctctgcacacccctctgcacacccctctgcacacccctctgcacacccctctgcacacccctctgcacacccctctgcacacccctctgcacacccctctgcacacccctctgcacacccctctgcacacccctctgcacacccctctgcacacccctctgcacacccctctgcacacccctctgcacacccctctgcacacccctctgcacacccctctgcacacccctctgcacacccctctgcacacccctctgcacacccctctgcacacccctctgcacacccctctgcacacccctctgcacacccctctgcacacccctctgcacacccctctgcacacccctctgcacacccctctgcacacccacgtcactcctcctctctctctcctgacCCAAAATTTACACcgcaaaaaaaccccaaaagccaGACCCAAAATGCGTCCCCCAGCCCTGAGAAGCAGAACAGGCTCAGGGAGGAAAATCCGGAGCCCCCACcccaccttcctgctgcaggacctggggAGCGTTTTGcaacacatatatataaataaaaatgaaatatttaatttcctttaaaaaaacaaacaaacaaacaaaaacagtaTCCCTGACAAAGTGCTTTTTTGAGAATCCTCCCCAGTAAGGCGGGGGGGGGGAAGGTGTTTGATGTGGGATATGTGTGAgagaggggaaactgaggcacggaaTAGTTGCCTCCACAGTGGCCAGGAGAGCCCTGTGCCAAGGCCACCATCCCCAGTCGTCCCCCCAGGCCAGTCCACACCCACCCTGAGAGCCGCGGGGCcaccaggctgtgccctgggaaggGTCACCCGTGGTGACAGCGGGGGCACTGCCCGCCTGCCTGGCACTGTCACCGCAGGGACGTGGCCGCTcgggtgccagggcagcagatgGAGGggggccagggctgggtggcACTGAGTGactgggggagcagctccagagccgTGGGAAGCAGCAGATCCCGGCATGTGCAGCCCCCggtgtgccctgtgccagcccctgtgGCCAGGCGGGGGTGGGCAGCGGGCACGGACCGCGGGCAGGGCTCCGGCCGTGGCCGCCGGGATCCAGCGGCCCcgggctcagcagcagctctgcttgggCTGCTTGGGCTTGTCGTTGGGAGTCAGCTTGATGGAGTCGGTTAAATAACTCTCAAAAATCCCTttgtactggaaaaaaaaaaaaaaaaaaaaaaaaaaaaaaaaaaaaagaaaagagatgagcGACGGCAGCTCCGAGCCAGCCTGAGCGGCCCCGCGGGGCgctggagctcagccctgaCTCGCGATTAAAGGCGAAATCCAGGGAGAAGCCACCTAGCgcagggcttggggacaccGGTGTCCCCGTGGCACGGCCGCTAGAGGACAGTGCCGGCGCGCTGCGGGTGCCACACGCTCCCACCGCCGCGCCACACGAAGCGGCAATTGCTGCCCCTGCTGATTCAGGATCCAACGCTGCCGCGCTCCCACTGCCCGGGCTCCCcgctgctgcaggagctgtcacaGCCCCGGCTGAGCCCCCTTacctccccagtgcccccccagcacagctcggAGCTGCAGGATGCTCACCGTGCTCAGCGCCTGCTTCGCCAGCGTCTCGAAAGCCTCGGCCACGTTGATGTCGTTCTTGGCGCTGACCTCGAAATATGGGATGTCCTTCTCCTTGCACCAGGCTGAGGCCGTTTCCTTGGGCACCTGTGGGGTGGGAGGATGGAGCCGCAgctcagggatgggacaggggatGCTCCTCAcccagctggcagtgcctggggttggcattcctgcctctgctggggaCAGTCTCTgccccaaagagcagcaggaggatgttGCTCATCCCCTCCTAGAGTCCTGGGGGAAGTGGCAGCTCCTTGCCTGGAGCTCTGGTTttttggggagaggggaaaagttGGTTCTGAGGTGAGGGATCAGCCCTCCTTGCCTGGAGCTCTGGTTTTttgaggagaggggaaaagttGGTTCTGAGGTGAGGGATCAGCCCTCAAAAACCCTTTGGACCCTACAGCATCCCAATAATAACACAAtggaattatttaggttggaaaagatcttcaagatcatcaagtccagccattaacccagcactaaaccatgtccccaggtgccacaccTTTACAACTTTTAAATCCCTCCggggatggtgactccagcactgcccacctgctctccctcctccacccTTACCTGCCGGTCACTGAGGTCTATCTTGTTCCCCAGCACGACCATGGGGAAatcctgctccctgggaatgACCTTGTCCAGGAAATCATCTCTCCAGTTGTCCAGGGCCTCAAAGGACTCCCTGTCTGTCACGTCGAAGGCCAGCATGCAGCCGTCCGAGCCTTTGTAGAAGGTCGACACCATGGACCGGAACCGCTCCTGTCCCCCTGTGTCCCAGATctggggcagaggagggcaCAGATGGACCCACAACACGAGCAGGGTGGGCgctgcagcccagaggagcagcttcAGAGGGTGCTGAGCCCCCAGAATTCCTGTGGGATTCAGTGCTGAAAATCGGGCTCTGAAAATCGGGCTCCGAAAATCGGGGTCTCAAAGTCAGGCTCTGAAAATCAGGCTCATAAAATCAGCTCATAACATCAGGCTCAAAAAATCAGGCTCTGAAAATCGGGCTCTGAAAATCGGGGTCCCAAAATCAGCTTTGAAAATCGGGCTCTCAAAATCAGGCTCTGAAAATCGGGCTCTGAAAATCGGACTCCCAAAATCAGCTTTGAAAAATCAGCCTCCCAAAATTAGCTCTGAAAACCAGCTCTGAAAATCAGGCTCTGAAAATCAGCACTGAAAATTGGGATCCCAAAATCAGCTTTGAAAATCGGGTTCTCAaaatcagctctgaaaaatcagcACTGAAAATCGGGCTCTCAAAATCAGCTCTGAAAATCAGGCTCATAAAATCAGGCTCATAATATCAGGCTCAAAAACTCAGGCTCTGAAAATCGGACTCCCAAAATCAGCTTTGAAAAATCAGCCTCCCAAAACTAGCTCTGAAAACCAGCTCTGAAAACCAGCTCTGAAAATCAGGCTCTGAAAATCAGCACTGAAAATTGGGATCCCAAAATCAGCTTTGAAAATCGGGTTCTCAaaatcagctctgaaaaatcagcACTGAAAAT harbors:
- the RAB7B gene encoding ras-related protein Rab-7b isoform X5, with translation MDASKKVDLKIIIIGALGVGKTSLLHQYVHKTFYEDYRTTLGASILTKVLAVDSTPLKLQIWDTGGQERFRSMVSTFYKGSDGCMLAFDVTDRESFEALDNWRDDFLDKVIPREQDFPMVVLGNKIDLSDRQVPKETASAWCKEKDIPYFEVSAKNDINVAEAFETLAKQALSTYKGIFESYLTDSIKLTPNDKPKQPKQSCC
- the RAB7B gene encoding ras-related protein Rab-7b isoform X3 — its product is MEGWGGFLSPPCLGHKWCWHGEDTATSVGGWQQGQDRGLLQGPSMDASKKVDLKIIIIGALGVGKTSLLHQYVHKTFYEDYRTTLGASILTKVLAVDSTPLKLQIWDTGGQERFRSMVSTFYKGSDGCMLAFDVTDRESFEALDNWRDDFLDKVIPREQDFPMVVLGNKIDLSDRQVPKETASAWCKEKDIPYFEVSAKNDINVAEAFETLAKQALSTYKGIFESYLTDSIKLTPNDKPKQPKQSCC
- the RAB7B gene encoding ras-related protein Rab-7b isoform X4, with the translated sequence MSRSGARSRLPRQGRAGQGPASLPRILLPRLSSPLPGPLQRGRSRGRPGGERWAGERRAGPVHGCQQEGGSEDHHHRSSGRGQDLPAAPVRAQDVLRGLPHHAGRQHPHQGPGRGQHPAEAAGSDGCMLAFDVTDRESFEALDNWRDDFLDKVIPREQDFPMVVLGNKIDLSDRQVPKETASAWCKEKDIPYFEVSAKNDINVAEAFETLAKQALSTYKGIFESYLTDSIKLTPNDKPKQPKQSCC